GCGCGGCGCTTCTCGGAGACGAGCCCGGCGAGGTAACCGGTCATCCGGGCCCATCCCGACCGGACCTCCTCGTCCGGCAGCCCGGACACGGTGAGGATGCGCTCGGTCCAGTCCTGGAACCTGTCCCGGTCCTGATGAGGGACGCCGAGCATCTCGCAGATGATCTCGATGGGCAGCGCGGCGGCGAAGTGCTCGATCAGATCGACCGGGGGTGTCAGGCCGGCGAGCCGGTCCAGCAGGCGGTCGCTCACGTCCTGCACGTGCGGCCGGAGCTGTTCGATCCGCCGGGCGGTGAACACCTTCGTGACGAGCTTGCGCAGCCGGGTGTGCTCCGGAGGGTCGGTGGCGAGGAGCTGCCCCGGCATCATCTCCACGGTGCCCAGCCGCGGGATGCCCGGGTCGATGGCGCGGGCCAGGCTGAACCGCGTGTCGACCAGCACGGCGTTGACGTCGGCGTGCCGGGTGACCAGCCACACCGGCACGCCGGACAGCACGACCCTGGAGATCGGCTGTTCCTCGCGCAGCCGGAATACCCGTTCCCGGTCGCTGCTGCCGTCTGCGGTGGTGAACGGGAACTCCGGGAGTTCGCTTTCGGTCGCGCGCACAACGCCTCCTAGGGGGATCTGACCGGCCTGGTCGTGCGCGGAGCAGGTGGAGCAGTCCGGGGGAAGACCTTCCGCCGGAACCTTGCCGGTGGCTGAACTCCGGAGATCTCGGTGGTCGTCGCTCAAGAACGGCACCACACGCCCAGCAGGCTACCGCGCTGCCGGGCTGCCACTGATCGGGTGTTCGGCGGCAAAACCGTTGCCCGACAGGGCGAACCGTCCCCTGATCAGCCCTCGACCGAACGGCCCAAGCCAGGCGGCGACCTCAGGCTTTCAGCGCGGCGCGGACGATGGCGAGGGCTTCGTCGGCGGGGATGCCCAGGGCGTGGGTGATCTGGGCGTAGGTGGCTGCTGCTTCGGCTGCTCGGGCCGCTGTCTGATCGCCCGCGTCGGAGACGAAAGTGCCTGCGCGGCCGCGTGTTTCGATCAGGCCGGCCTGCTCCAGCTCGCGGTAGGCCTTGGCTGCCGTGTTGGCCGCGATGCCCAGCTCGGCGGCCAGGGCGCGGACGGTCGGGAGCTTGGCGCCCACCGGCAGCTCGCCGCTGCGGACCTGCTCGGCGATGCTCGAGCGCACCTGCTCGAACGGCGGCATGTCGGAGTTGGCGTCAACGCTGATCCGCATGGTCCATCACTTCCCGGTCGTGGTCGGTGCCGTCCCAGTATCCTCCCCGGCCCGGCTGAGCCTCACGCGCGCCAGGAACGGGCGGAGGGGAGGTCGGGCACGATGGGGAACACCTCGGACAGGCCGGTGATCCGGAAGATCTTGAGCAGCCGGTCCGCGGTGCACACCACGACCAGGTCGCCGTCGACGGCGCGCATCCGCTTCAGGCCGCCGACCAGCACGCCGAGCCCGGTGCTGTCCAGGAAGACGACCTGGGCGAGGTCCACGATCAGCCGGCGAGCACCGTCGTTCACCGCGTCGACCAACTGCTCCCGCAGCGCGGGCGCGGTGTAGACGTCGAGCTCACCGCTGACGGTGATCAGCGCGACGTCGTCGGGCAGCCGCGTGCTGGTCACGCTGAAATCCATGGCATGCACACTAGCGCCGAATCCCGGCTTCCGGCGCCGTGCGCGCACGGCGGGTGGCATGCTCATCGGCATGATCGGTTCGTGGTGGAAGTGGCGTCGGAACGAGGTCGGGCGCGTTTCCGTGATGCCCGCCCGGTCGATCTGGATCGGGGCGCTGGTGCTGCTGGTGGTGGCGGCGGTCTCGATGTGGGTGCTGATGGCGCTGTACGGCGGCGGGAGTCCGCAGGACAAGGTCCGGCTGGAGATCATCAAGCTGGCCGGCGGCATCGTGGTCGGCACCGGTGGCGCAGCCGCGCTGCTGCTCGCCGCACGGCGACAGCGCGCCACCGAACTGCAGCTGGCCCAGAACGAGCGGGATCTCGCCCAGAAGGAGCGAGCCGCCGATGACGCCCGCCACGATGCCGCGGAAAGACGGGTCACCGAGCTCTACTCCTCCGCCGCGGAGCAGCTGGGCTCGGACAAGGCCCCGGTGCGCCTGGCCGCGCTCCACGCCCTGGAACGGCTCGGCCAGGACAACCCCGGCCACCGGCAGACGGTCGTGGACCTCCTGTGCGCCTACCTGCGCATGCCCTTCACCGAGCCGGACGAGGGCGATGTGGAGGGGCGGGCCGAGAAGTACCAGGAAGTCCAGGTGCGGCTCACCGCGCAACGGCTGCTCACGGCTCATCTCCGCCCGCTGGCGCAGGAAGACGGGAAGTTCTGGGCCGGCATGGACCTCGACCTCACCCGAGCCGCGCTGGTCGCGTGGAACATGGCGGGCTGCAGCGTCCGCAACGCCTTGTTCGACGGGACGGTGTTCAGCGGCGAAGCTTCCTTCGAGGAAGCGGGGTTCAGCGGTGCGGCTTCGTTCCGCGAGGCCCGGTTCTGCGGCGCGGTGTCCTTCGGTGGGGCGCAGTTCGACGACGTGACCCAGTTCGGCGGGGCGAAGTTTCACGGAACGGCTTCCTTCCGCGTGGCGGAGTTCGGCGACGTGGTCCGGTTCGTGGAGGCGGAGTTCCACGAGCCGGTGTCCTTCGCCGAGGGGAAGTTCGGCAGCACGGCTTCGTTCCGGCAGGCGGTGTTCGGCAGCACGGTTTCGTTCCGCGAGGCCCGGTTCCGACACGCGGTCGCCTTCGGTGCGGCGGAGTTCAGGGACGAGGCTACTTTCGCCGGAGCGCACTTCCGGGGTTCCGCCTCGTTCGGTGAATCGCGGTTCCAGGGCATCGTCTCGTTCCGCGAGACGGAGTTCCACGACGCGGCGTGGTTCGACAACGCCGCGCTGGGAGAACCGGACTTCACCGACGCCCGGATCTTCGCACCTGACTGGGTGGCCGATCAGGACTGGCTGCGGAGGCTTCCGGGGTGGCGGCTGACCGCCGCCGGCGACGAAGAGCCGGATGAGCAGCAGCGTCGGTGGCATCGATTCGAACGAACCGAACCGGCCACCGGCTAGGAACCGCTCCGGAAGGCCGCCAGCAGGCGTTCCGCGGCCAGGCTCGCGGTCAGTTCTCCCGCCCGCACCTGGGATTCCACCTCGCCGAGGATCTCGCGGACGCCCGGGTGGTGGGTGAGCTCGGACA
This portion of the Saccharopolyspora antimicrobica genome encodes:
- a CDS encoding cytochrome P450; this encodes MRATESELPEFPFTTADGSSDRERVFRLREEQPISRVVLSGVPVWLVTRHADVNAVLVDTRFSLARAIDPGIPRLGTVEMMPGQLLATDPPEHTRLRKLVTKVFTARRIEQLRPHVQDVSDRLLDRLAGLTPPVDLIEHFAAALPIEIICEMLGVPHQDRDRFQDWTERILTVSGLPDEEVRSGWARMTGYLAGLVSEKRRAPTDDLLGMLTAARDEDDELTEDELVLLALALLIGGYETTKNQLASSVAMLLTEHPDQWQRLIEHPELIPSAVEELLRYVPLFGYEVTFPRVATATVELGGVTIAAGDTVLISLTSANRDSAVFDAPDEFDPARLPNRHLAFGNGVHRCLGAQLARIELETGLGGLLRRFPQLRLTDDELQWKKGVFVHALHRLQVEW
- a CDS encoding GntR family transcriptional regulator produces the protein MRISVDANSDMPPFEQVRSSIAEQVRSGELPVGAKLPTVRALAAELGIAANTAAKAYRELEQAGLIETRGRAGTFVSDAGDQTAARAAEAAATYAQITHALGIPADEALAIVRAALKA
- a CDS encoding STAS domain-containing protein, whose translation is MDFSVTSTRLPDDVALITVSGELDVYTAPALREQLVDAVNDGARRLIVDLAQVVFLDSTGLGVLVGGLKRMRAVDGDLVVVCTADRLLKIFRITGLSEVFPIVPDLPSARSWRA
- a CDS encoding pentapeptide repeat-containing protein; the encoded protein is MACTLAPNPGFRRRARTAGGMLIGMIGSWWKWRRNEVGRVSVMPARSIWIGALVLLVVAAVSMWVLMALYGGGSPQDKVRLEIIKLAGGIVVGTGGAAALLLAARRQRATELQLAQNERDLAQKERAADDARHDAAERRVTELYSSAAEQLGSDKAPVRLAALHALERLGQDNPGHRQTVVDLLCAYLRMPFTEPDEGDVEGRAEKYQEVQVRLTAQRLLTAHLRPLAQEDGKFWAGMDLDLTRAALVAWNMAGCSVRNALFDGTVFSGEASFEEAGFSGAASFREARFCGAVSFGGAQFDDVTQFGGAKFHGTASFRVAEFGDVVRFVEAEFHEPVSFAEGKFGSTASFRQAVFGSTVSFREARFRHAVAFGAAEFRDEATFAGAHFRGSASFGESRFQGIVSFRETEFHDAAWFDNAALGEPDFTDARIFAPDWVADQDWLRRLPGWRLTAAGDEEPDEQQRRWHRFERTEPATG